A genomic segment from Nicotiana tabacum cultivar K326 chromosome 9, ASM71507v2, whole genome shotgun sequence encodes:
- the LOC142164094 gene encoding uncharacterized protein LOC142164094, whose amino-acid sequence MVTSWILNSLGKEIADSVEYVNDSFELWKKLKDRYDQTNGAKLYQIQKEINNLSQGALDITGYYIKMKELWEELSTLSAKTLCICQCTCGAKENMHKAEQDRRLIQFLMGLNEVYTVVRGSVLLMNTLPSLDQAFSLLIQEEKQREIKPNNQLIFESALLNVNTSK is encoded by the coding sequence ATGGTCACCTCATGGATTTTAAATTCTTTGGGGAAGGAAATTGCTGATAGTGTAGAGTATGTCAATGATTCTTTTGAGCTGTGGAAAAAGTTGAAGGATCGTTATGATCAGACGAATGGTGCAAAGCTATATCAAATTCAAAAGGAGATAAATAATTTGTCACAAGGAGCACTAGATATTACTGGTTACTACATCAAAATGAAGGAATTGTGGGAAGAGTTGAGTACCTTAAGTGCAAAAACTCTGTGTATTTGTCAGTGCACATGTGGAGCCAAAGAGAATATGCATAAAGCTGAACAAGACAGACGATTGATTCAGTTTCTCATGGGACTGAATGAGGTATATACTGTAGTGAGAGGAAGCGTCCTTTTGATGAATACCTTACCATCCTTGGATCAAGCCTTTTCCTTACTGATTCAAGAAGAAAAGCAAAGAGAAATCAAACCTAACAATC